TGGAATTATCAATGTAACCCCAGACTCCTTTTCGGATGGTGGGCAGTTTCTTGCTCTTGACCAGGCGCTCCAGCAAGCTCGTAAATTAATAGCAGAAGGAGCGAGCATGCTAGATATCGGTGGAGAATCGACTCGGCCGGGCAGTAGCTATGTTGAGATAGAAGAGGAAATCCAGCGTGTTGTTCCAGTGATTAAAGCTATCCGTGAGGAAAGTGATGTTCTCATTTCCATCGATACTTGGAAAAGTCAGGTGGCAGAGGCTGCTTTGGCTGCTGGTGCCAATCTGGTCAATGATATCACTGGTCTCATGGGAGATGAGAAAATGGCGGATGTGGTTGCTAAGGCTGGAGCGAAGGTGGTTATCATGTTTAATCCGGTTATGGCTCGTCCTCAGCATCCTAGTTCGCTCATCTTTCCTCATTTTGGTTTTGGGCAAGCTTTTACAGAGGAAGAGTTAGCTGACTTTGAAAAAATGCCAATCGAAGACCTGATGAAGGCTTTCTTTGACAGAGCCCTAGCGAGAGCGAACCAAGCTGGGATAGCAAGAGAAAACATTTTGCTGGATCCAGGAATTGGCTTTGGTCTGACCAAAAAGGAAAATCTACTCCTTCTACGGGATCTAGATAAACTACACCAGCAAGGCTATCCGATCTTTCTTGGAGTTTCACGTAAGCGATTTGTCATCAATGTCCTAGAAGAAAATGGTTTTGAAGTCAATTCTGAGACCGAACTTGGTTTCCGCAATCGGGATACTGCTTCGGCTCATGTAACCAGTATCGCTGCGAGACAGGGGGTCGAAGTAGTGCGCGTGCACGATGTAGCCAGTCACAGGATGGCAGTTGAAATTGCCTCTGCTATCCGTTTGGCAGATGATGCAGAAAATCTAGATTTAAAACAATATAAATAAGATGAACGAAATTGAAAACAATCAGTGGATTGCCCACTACCGGACCGACCAACCGCATTTCGGTTTGGAGCGAATGGTGGAACTCCTAGCTCTGCGAGGCAATCCCCATCTCAAACTTAAGGTCATCCATATTGGAGGGACCAATGGCAAGGGGTCTACCATTGCTTTTTTGAAAAAGATGCTGGAAAAATTAGGACTGAGAGTTGGGGTGTTCAGCTCGCCCTATCTCATTCATTACACAGATCAGATTAGTATCAATGGGAGATCCATTCCCGAGGCTAGACTAGAAGCGCTCATGGCAGACTATCAGTCTTTGCTTGAGGGGGAATCTGCTACCAATTTGCAGGGGACAACCGAATTTGAGATTATCACAGCTCTAGCCTATGATTACTTTGCCTCAGAACAAGTAGATGTGGCCATCATGGAAGTCGGTATGGGTGGTCTTTTGGATAGTACCAATATCTGTCAACCAATTTTGACAGGAATTACGACCATTGGACTGGATCATGTGGCCCTACTTGGTGACACCTTGGAAGCCATAGCAGAGCAGAAGGCTGGTATTATCAAGCAAGGCATTCCCTTGGTGACAGGTCATATTGTTCCTGAAGCCTTGACTGTGATAGACCCTATTGCAGAAGCTAAAAATGCGCCTAGACTTGCCTATGGGAAAGATTACCAGGTCAGTCACCAAAAGAGTGTGGTGACAGGCGAAATCTTTGATTATACCAGTTCTGTCAGACAAGGTCGCTTTCAAACAGGTCTGCTTGGTTTGCACCAGATAGAAAATGCGGGGATGGCGCTTGCTCTCTTAGACACTTATTGTCAGGAGACTGGGCGAGAATTAGCAAGTAATGACTTGGTTGCTCAAGCTTTGAAAGAAACCAGATGGCCAGGGCGTTTGGAGGTCGTGTCTAGCGACCCCTTGTTGCTTTTGGATGGTGCCCACAATCCCCATGCTATCAAGGCTTTACTAGCAACCTTACAAGAACGCTTTGCGGATTATCATAAGGAAATCCTCTTTACCTGCATCAAAACCAAGGCCTTGGACGATATGCTGGATTTGCTAGGGGAAATGCCAGATACCGAGCTTACCCTTACACATTTTGATGATAGTCGGGCGACGGATGAAAGCGTGCTGAAAGAGACAGCCAAGTCTAGAAATCTCAATTACCAAAGTTGGCAGGATTTTCTAGAGCAGAAATTGACAGATAAAAATGAAGAGAAACAAACAGTTAGGATTGTCACAGGTTCCTTGTATTTCTTGAGCCAAGTGAGAGCCTATCTGATGGAGAGGAAGAACGAGAATGGATACACAAAAGATTGAAACGGCTGTAAAAATGATTATCGAGGCTGTCGGTGAGGATGCTAACCGCGAGGGCTTGCAGGAAACACCTGCTCGCGTAGCCCGTATGTACCAAGAGATTTTTTCAGGTCTTGGCCAAACTGCTGAGGAGCACCTGTCAAAATCCTTTGAGATTATTGATGACAATATGGTAGTGGAAAAGGATATTTTTTTCCATACTATGTGTGAGCACCACTTCTTGCCATTTTATGGGAGAGCGCACATTGCCTACATTCCAGATGGTCGGGTGGCAGGTTTGTCCAAACTTGCCCGTACGGTTGAAGTTTATTCTAAAAAACCACAAATTCAAGAACGATTGAATATTGAAGTGGCCGATGCCTTGATGGACTATCTGGGTGCTAAAGGGGCCTTTGTTGTCATTGAGGCGGAGCATATGTGTATG
This Streptococcus oralis DNA region includes the following protein-coding sequences:
- the folP gene encoding dihydropteroate synthase: MSNKVNHKKTAICGIINVTPDSFSDGGQFLALDQALQQARKLIAEGASMLDIGGESTRPGSSYVEIEEEIQRVVPVIKAIREESDVLISIDTWKSQVAEAALAAGANLVNDITGLMGDEKMADVVAKAGAKVVIMFNPVMARPQHPSSLIFPHFGFGQAFTEEELADFEKMPIEDLMKAFFDRALARANQAGIARENILLDPGIGFGLTKKENLLLLRDLDKLHQQGYPIFLGVSRKRFVINVLEENGFEVNSETELGFRNRDTASAHVTSIAARQGVEVVRVHDVASHRMAVEIASAIRLADDAENLDLKQYK
- a CDS encoding bifunctional folylpolyglutamate synthase/dihydrofolate synthase, encoding MNEIENNQWIAHYRTDQPHFGLERMVELLALRGNPHLKLKVIHIGGTNGKGSTIAFLKKMLEKLGLRVGVFSSPYLIHYTDQISINGRSIPEARLEALMADYQSLLEGESATNLQGTTEFEIITALAYDYFASEQVDVAIMEVGMGGLLDSTNICQPILTGITTIGLDHVALLGDTLEAIAEQKAGIIKQGIPLVTGHIVPEALTVIDPIAEAKNAPRLAYGKDYQVSHQKSVVTGEIFDYTSSVRQGRFQTGLLGLHQIENAGMALALLDTYCQETGRELASNDLVAQALKETRWPGRLEVVSSDPLLLLDGAHNPHAIKALLATLQERFADYHKEILFTCIKTKALDDMLDLLGEMPDTELTLTHFDDSRATDESVLKETAKSRNLNYQSWQDFLEQKLTDKNEEKQTVRIVTGSLYFLSQVRAYLMERKNENGYTKD
- the folE gene encoding GTP cyclohydrolase I FolE: MDTQKIETAVKMIIEAVGEDANREGLQETPARVARMYQEIFSGLGQTAEEHLSKSFEIIDDNMVVEKDIFFHTMCEHHFLPFYGRAHIAYIPDGRVAGLSKLARTVEVYSKKPQIQERLNIEVADALMDYLGAKGAFVVIEAEHMCMSMRGVRKPGTATLTTVARGLFETDKDLRDQAYRLMGL